TGACGATCCACTTCACCCCCTCGGAGCACGGCGGTGTCGTGAGGGAGCCGTCGTACCGATAGGATGCCGTCGACTTCGGAAGCAGCTGGTTGATGTCTACCGTCACGTTCTCGACGTGCGTCTCGGCGCCCTTCGTCTTCGGGAGGTTCGCCCAGACCGGATCGAACGCCGCGTTGTGGAGACCTTCCTCGATGAACACGCCGATCACCGCGAGCTGTCCCGCGGGAGACTTGTGAACCAGGTGCATCTCCATCGGATAGTGCTTCCCACCGACCGTATGCTCGCTGGGGCTATGGAAGTGATACTGCTTCAGCTCGAACGCCTCGTCTCCGATCCGGAGCGTGTCACCCCCCGTGTAGTTCACCTGGATGGTGTGGCCGTTGTTGATCTCGTCTGCCACGTGTTCTTTATGGATGATCCGAAGCTGCGCCGGCAGGAACTGTCGCTTCATGGCCGGAAGCTCGGCCCGCATCGTCTCGTGGATATCGATCGGGGACTGGCTCTGGCCACTGCCGCACGGCGTCCACCCGGGGCTGAGCGTCCCCCAGGCGGCGGGCCCCGTCTCTCCTTCGTAGCTCCAGTGCAGGCCCTCGTGCGCCGCAGGCGCGGGTGAAGCCGAGGTATCGGCCTGATTGGTGCGCGTGCATCCGAGCACCAGGGTGGCGTACAGGAGTGCGGCCGTGGCCGTGAGCCGATTCGATCGATTCATGCGGTGCTCCCTCCGGTGGTGAACTTCAGATCGCTCCGTTGGTTCAAGGTTTGTCTGTTCCCGTCGAGTCGGGCTGGAACGGCGGATCGTTCGGATTGTACGGTTTCGTAGGATCTACCCGCTTCCCGTCCACGAATCTCTTCTGATCCCGGACGCTGTCCACGCACTTGAGCTTCCATCCCTCCGGGGTCTTCAGCCACGTCTCGCGCTGGCGCACGCTCGTGTCGACCCTGCGAAGCGTTCCGGCCAGCTCGCGCATGCGTGTGGCTTCCTGGGAGACTTCCGCCACGGCGATCAGCCCGCTGTCCGATACCGCCAGGGACTGGATGATGACCCTCACCCCGTAAGGGGGTTTGTTCATCGTGATGAACTGCTTCGAATACTCCGCCATGACTTTCGCGTCTCCGACACGGCCGTCGGGGAAAATGGCGTGGAAGTCGGGCGTCTTCAGACTGAGGATCGCCGGAAGGTCCTGCCTGTCGTGGGCCTCGGAGAGCTTCTGGTACTGGGCGTCGAGCTGGTTCTTGATTTCGTCGGTCGTGCCTGCGTCGACCGCCAGGGACGAGCCCGCGGACAGGAGCAGGAGCAGCGTGATCAGGGGGAGCTTCTTCATGATGATCTCCGGAATGGTGCGGCGCGAGCAGGCTGGAGCGATCAGACACGGTGGAGCCAGTCCAGGTACTGCGCCTTGTCCTTCTCGATGATGCGCTCCTGTTCCTCCTCGGACAAGCGCTCGATGTAAAACATCTTCTTGGTGTAGTGAGGGTACTCCGCGTCGCTGATGATCTCCCGCCACCACCCCGACGCGTTGTGCAGGTTTCCCTTCAAGCTCTCGAAGTTGCCCGCGCTGACCTTGAGGCAGGCCATGACAACGCGGGTCTTCTCGCGCACCTCAACCGCTCGGATCGCCTCGTGGATCTCGCCATGAAGCGCGGGAGGATAATCCCGGCGAACGATACGCTCGATATCGGCTTCGGTCACATCCGGGTGGTATTGGGGCATGCCTCCCACCTGTCAATTCGGCTGTCGAGTGTCCCCTCTACTCGTGGGGGAAGTCCTCATGTCCTCGACACGGACTCCATATCTCGTCTGGATCAGTTTCGCGAGCTCCGCGACGGATGTGGGCAGGGTGACCTGCGCGATGTTGAACGGGGGGACGCTCAGGCCGAGGTTCGTCTTCGCGTAGGTTCTCACGTGGGCGCTTTGCCGACTCAGGAAGGAATCCAGATCCTTGGGAATGATCCCGAGCATGGGCTGACTCTGGTACTCGTAGAGAACGACGCGATCGACTTCGTGCCAGCACAGGTGTCCCGGGGAGAACGCATGGGAGGTGTCGGTAATCCCCGTCGCGTCGATCTGGAGCGCCGGGCGACGGAATGCGATCCGGTAGGCGGCATAGAGACCACAGGCGGCGAAGAACGGAATGCCGACATACGACGCGATGAACTTCTCGAC
Above is a window of Candidatus Eisenbacteria bacterium DNA encoding:
- a CDS encoding carbonic anhydrase family protein, whose protein sequence is MNRSNRLTATAALLYATLVLGCTRTNQADTSASPAPAAHEGLHWSYEGETGPAAWGTLSPGWTPCGSGQSQSPIDIHETMRAELPAMKRQFLPAQLRIIHKEHVADEINNGHTIQVNYTGGDTLRIGDEAFELKQYHFHSPSEHTVGGKHYPMEMHLVHKSPAGQLAVIGVFIEEGLHNAAFDPVWANLPKTKGAETHVENVTVDINQLLPKSTASYRYDGSLTTPPCSEGVKWIVMATPIQLSTDQVGAFRALVHGNNRPVQPLNGRAVVTDHVATVAAGSR
- a CDS encoding nuclear transport factor 2 family protein, producing MKKLPLITLLLLLSAGSSLAVDAGTTDEIKNQLDAQYQKLSEAHDRQDLPAILSLKTPDFHAIFPDGRVGDAKVMAEYSKQFITMNKPPYGVRVIIQSLAVSDSGLIAVAEVSQEATRMRELAGTLRRVDTSVRQRETWLKTPEGWKLKCVDSVRDQKRFVDGKRVDPTKPYNPNDPPFQPDSTGTDKP
- a CDS encoding STM3941 family protein → MATESTEHPDRIVIYPSRWKAVLILLGASAFVALGFWIASPGIASRVGAVEKFIASYVGIPFFAACGLYAAYRIAFRRPALQIDATGITDTSHAFSPGHLCWHEVDRVVLYEYQSQPMLGIIPKDLDSFLSRQSAHVRTYAKTNLGLSVPPFNIAQVTLPTSVAELAKLIQTRYGVRVEDMRTSPTSRGDTRQPN